The DNA sequence CACCGGGTCAAGCGGCTGCTGGTGCGGATGCTCGATCCGGAGGAGTTCCTGTCCGACTACGGCATCCGCTCGATGTCGCGGGTGCACGCGGCGGAGCCCTACGTGTTCGAAACCGAGCACGAGCGGATCTCCGTCGGCTACGAGCCGGGCGAGAGCCAGACCTTTATGTTCGGCGGCAATTCGAACTGGCGCGGCCCCGTCTGGTTTCCCATGAACTACCTGATCGTCGAGGCGCTGGAGCGCTTCCACTATTATTACGGCGACGATTTTCTGGTCGAATGCCCGACTGGGTCGGGCAACCTCATGACCCTGAAGGAGATATCGTGCGAGGTCGCAGGGCGGCTGACCCGGCTGTTCCTGAAGGACGGGCGGGGCCGGCGGCCGATCCACGGTAACCGCGAGTTACTCCAGACTGACCCCGCCTTCGCCGACCATGTCTGGTTCCACGAGTATTTCCACGGCGACACCGGCACCGGCCTGGGCGCGTCGCACCAGACCGGCTGGACGGGCTTGGTGGCGAACCTGCTGCTTCGGCAGCCCTGCGCAATACTCCCTTTGCGACAACTCGGCGCGCATCCGGGCAGAGAGTAAGCTTGCCAGAAACATAGGTGACGAGGCATTTCCTGCTCGCCGCAACCTCGGGACGGCGGGTCGGGATCACTGCTTGAACTTTCGTGGAGAGAGCCACCATGTCTTCCATCGATCAGCTTATCGCCGGGTTCAGGGCGTTCCGTGTCTCGAATTTCGAGCACCGCCCCGAACTGTTCGAGCAGCTTGTCAGTCGCGGCCAGGCGCCCGAGGTGCTGATGATCGCCTGCTCGGATTCCCGGGTCGATCCGGCCCTGCTGCTCAACGCCCAGCCGGGCGAGCTGTTCGTGGTGCGCAACGTCGCCAACCTGGTCCCGCCCTACGAGCCCGACGGCCGGCACCACGGCACCAGCGCGGCGCTTGAGTTCGCCGTCCGCGATCTGACGGTCTCGCACATCGTCGTGCTGGGCCATTCTCGCTGCGGCGGCATGGAGGCGCTCCGTAACTCGGCACTCGGCGAACGGTTCGACCGCGAATTCATAACACCCTGGGTCTCCATCGCGCAGGAGGCCTGCCACTGCGCCGATGCCGAGACCCTGGCCGGCCCGGACGGCGCGCGGCTGGTGGAACAGGCCGCCCTCAAGGTGTCGCTGGCCAACCTGATGACTTTCCCGTGGGTGCGCGACCGCGTCGAGTCCGGCGAGCTTCAGCTCCATGCCTGGTGGTTCAACCTGGAGAAGGGCGAGCTCTGGGCCGTCACCGACGACGCGGAGCCACCGGCTCCCATCGCGTAAACGCGGACGGCCGCTTCAGAACAGCTGTTGCACGGCTACAGTGCCGTGCGCGAAATGCGAAGCACCCCTACCGTTCTTTTGGCATTGCCGGGCGACATCACGTTCCAAAGCGATCCAGATTTAACGCAATCCGCTGTAGTGGCTCTGCACAGTGATTATGATGAGTTCAGGCGGTCTGCCTGCGTGTTGCACAGATAGGAGCTATAGCGGAATTTGGGTGACGAGGTGTTCAGGCGGCGCTCTGTGATGTCGGCACGCTGACCTCGATGCCGTCGCGGAATGTGACGCCCTGGATGATCTTGGGCAACTGGTTTTCACCTTTCAGCCGTCGCCAGGTCCGGGATGCTGCCGAGATCAGCTTGAAGACCATGAGCTTGGCGGTGTCCTGCGAAAGCGCGCCCTTGGTGCGGACCGTCCGGTGCCGAACCGTGGCAAAGACACCTTCTATGGGGTTTGTGGTCCGCACGTGATCCCAATGCTCGGCCGGGAAGCTGTAGAAGGCCAGCAGGGCATCGCGGTCCTTGGTCAGGCACTCGACAGCCCCGGAATACTTGGCGCCGTACTTCTTTTCGAAGGTATAAATAGCACGCTCCGCCGCCTTGAGGTCGGGCGCCATCCAGATCTCCCGCAAGTCCTGCTTGACCACGGGCTGGATGGATTTCGCCACCTTGTTGATAACATTGCCAGTTTTATGAAACCAGCACCGCTGGTGCCGTGTTCCGGGAAAGACCTCGTCAAGCGCCTTCCAGAAGCCCAATTCACCATCGGCGACCGCCAGTTCAGGAGCAATCGTGAGCCCGCGCGCCTTCAGGTCGATCAGCAGTTCGCGCCAGCTCTGGGCGCTTTCACGGACGCCGACCTGGAAGCCGAGCAGTTCCTTTTTGCCTTCCGGCGTGGCGCCGATCATCACCAGCATGCACTCGGCAGTGGGCTCCATACGGGCCTGGAGGTAGACGCCGTCGGCCCAGACATAGACGTAGCGCCGGGCCGACAGGTCCCGCCGCTGCCAGCGCGTATAGTCCTCCGCCCAGCTCTCTTTCAGCCGCGCGATGACCGTGGGCGACAGGTTGGGCGCATCCTTGCCCAGCAGAACGCCCAGCGCCTCTTGGAAATCACCGGCCGAGACACCGCGCAGGTACAGGATCGGCAGCAAAGCATCCAAGCTCGTCGTCCGCCGTGCCCAGCGCGGCAGCAGCGGGTTCTGTCAGCTTTCGGGGCAAGTAGAGCTGGTGCCAGGTTGATGCCTACCAGAAGCTGCATCAGGCGGCGGAGATCAGGTCCCGCAACGCGGCCACGCGCTGCAGGTGGATAACCCGCCGACGGGCGAGCGAGACGTTCTGGTTGATGTAGGTGGCCGGGCGCAGGAAGTTGCGGACCTCGTCGAAGGCGCGGCAGAAGCGATGGGCCGCCTCGAAGTTCTTGAAGCCGCGCATCGGCCGATAGCGCCCTTTTATGCCCCGGTGATTTTGTTCGATCACGTTGTTTTTGTACTGACTGGTGCGGTGGTCGACGTCGGTGCCGAGTTCGTCGGCAATGGCCTTGGGATAGCTGGTATGGCCGTCGGTGGTGACCTGCTCCGGCTCGACCTGGGTGACCGACCGGGCGGAGCGGAGGAATGCTTTCGCCGCGGCCATGTCGCGGGTTGCGCTGAGATAGACGTCGACCAGGGTGCCGTCGCGGTCGATCGCCCGGTAGAGATAGCACCATGCGCCGGCGACTTTGACGTAGGTCTCGTCGACGTGCCAGCACCGGCCGGCCTTGCCGGCCCGGCGCTGGCGAAGGCCCTCGGTCAGCAGCGGCGCCAGCCTGGCTTCCCAGTCCCGCACTGCCTCGTGGGTGAACACGAGGCCCCGGATCAGGAACATCTACTGCCTCCGGCATTAGCTAAAGCTCCCGCCAGATCGCGCAGGCTGAGCTTGTAGCGCAACCTCCAGAAGACGACCAGGAACACGATGTCAGTCGGGACCTGGACCCGGTTCAGCGCCGTGCCGGTCCGCTCCTTGAACCGCCGCCCGCAATCCCGGCAGCGAAAACGCCGGAAGCCATGAACCGTTCGCCCCTCCCGCTCGGTGGTCGACGACGAGTGGCAGTGCGGGCAGTCCATGACGGCTCTCTTGATCGCTCAAAAGTGGCCGGGGAACCTATCCGCTGGGGGCGCTCTCGGCAAGCTGCCCCGAGATTTGACAGAACCGCCTGGCGAGGTGCCGGCAGGTTGACATGCGCTCCGGGCGCAATGGCGCTTGCCACGATGATGCCCGAAAACGGCTGGCGTGGCAATCCTGCTGGCGCTGGGCGGGTGCGCTGCTCCTGTCCCGCAAACGGTCGTATCCGGGACGCCGGCCGATCAACGGTGGCAAGCGGGAGTTGACGGTCCAGGAACTCTGTCCCAAAACGAGGTGCTGCGAAGTTCACGAAAAAAGCCCCGCCAGAAGTTTGCGGGGCTCAGGGGTCGTTGCTTGCACTGGAAACAGACACGTTGGAATTCTGGCGTGTTTTGGTTAACGAGCGGTTAACCATGCCTCGTGCCGCCACGGAGTTCTGGAAGAAAGGCCCGCACGAGCTGTCGTGCGGGCAGTCCGGATTTTGTGAGAACCACAGGCTGTCACTGTGGTGAAGCTTGCATAAATTAACCATATCGATAAGCCAATTAGGCTTAACGGTATTTTCCTTCGGAAGAAAGTGCCTCGTATAAACGAAGGGCATAATCGTCTTGTTCGTCAAAATCCTTAAAGCGTTCTATCGTTTCGAGAATGCGCTCCTGTTCAGAACCGCTCAGAGTCTGGCTCAAAGAGATTAAGTCGGCGAGGGCTTGGCGGACGTGATCCTGCATGGCGGAGTCCTCA is a window from the Skermanella sp. TT6 genome containing:
- a CDS encoding carbonic anhydrase translates to MSSIDQLIAGFRAFRVSNFEHRPELFEQLVSRGQAPEVLMIACSDSRVDPALLLNAQPGELFVVRNVANLVPPYEPDGRHHGTSAALEFAVRDLTVSHIVVLGHSRCGGMEALRNSALGERFDREFITPWVSIAQEACHCADAETLAGPDGARLVEQAALKVSLANLMTFPWVRDRVESGELQLHAWWFNLEKGELWAVTDDAEPPAPIA